A genomic stretch from Leptospira licerasiae serovar Varillal str. VAR 010 includes:
- a CDS encoding TolC family protein, whose translation MRVKSVLSLILGGVLFTIPLPSKASDPNMDFFSVWEKVAGNSPSLQTKSLEIEAAKSASARAGLHWFPKLYTDVRTYQTNDPILNFTGKLGQRSATQSDFSTASNRSNLSNFLDSNNQLYQNINPNSANIFAKDTLNHPGSNTYSRGTLGMEFSVYEGGSGKAFKEIKDKELQSYILESEYFRKTLYIQTAVAFHSSLVFSDGVKEREKILRQLDFFVNSYRLDSVGNPIGHSGSLALRSVQLRVSSEIKEKELYRKESLESIRILSGGAVENLRPSETSSSRFYEEVLPLPSSESERRTAISKILESYSNISKQKVAMENSKFLPKVGVYAEAYGYNGDRNFANSYNAGVFLQMNLLNPTDLGSKKEAMIQADVAETKAKEARLKENSDFKILLEKERVLSENRKDSEQSYRIQYEQLLLSQTLFKRGNIPASSLAESFSRTSDALSRKEFMDLEYLRTRAQLILYSEENDDGK comes from the coding sequence ATGAGAGTCAAATCCGTTCTATCGCTTATACTGGGAGGGGTATTGTTCACGATACCTCTTCCGAGCAAGGCCTCCGATCCTAATATGGATTTTTTCTCGGTCTGGGAAAAGGTGGCGGGAAATTCTCCTTCTTTACAAACGAAAAGTTTGGAGATAGAAGCAGCGAAATCCGCAAGCGCTAGAGCGGGTTTGCATTGGTTCCCTAAATTATATACGGATGTTCGAACATACCAAACGAACGATCCTATCTTGAATTTTACGGGTAAACTAGGCCAGAGATCTGCAACACAGTCCGATTTTTCCACTGCAAGCAATCGATCTAATCTTTCTAATTTTTTAGATTCGAATAATCAGCTTTATCAAAATATAAATCCGAATTCGGCAAATATATTTGCGAAAGATACCTTAAATCATCCGGGCAGCAACACATATTCTAGGGGAACTTTGGGTATGGAGTTTTCCGTTTATGAAGGCGGATCGGGAAAGGCTTTCAAAGAAATTAAAGATAAAGAACTTCAATCTTACATTCTCGAATCAGAGTATTTTAGAAAAACTTTATATATACAAACCGCTGTCGCCTTTCATTCTTCTTTAGTTTTCTCCGACGGAGTTAAGGAAAGGGAAAAAATACTTCGTCAATTGGACTTCTTTGTAAACTCGTATAGGCTTGACAGCGTCGGAAATCCAATCGGACATTCCGGCTCTCTTGCCTTAAGGTCCGTTCAACTAAGAGTTTCTTCCGAAATAAAGGAAAAGGAACTATATCGAAAAGAATCCTTGGAATCGATCAGAATTTTGTCGGGAGGAGCAGTGGAAAATTTACGACCTTCTGAAACTTCTTCTTCACGTTTTTATGAAGAGGTTTTACCTCTGCCGTCGTCCGAATCAGAGAGACGCACCGCGATTTCCAAAATTCTGGAATCTTATTCAAACATATCCAAACAAAAGGTTGCTATGGAAAATTCAAAGTTTCTGCCTAAGGTAGGTGTTTATGCGGAAGCATATGGCTATAACGGAGATAGGAATTTTGCAAATTCTTACAACGCGGGAGTTTTTTTACAGATGAATCTTCTGAATCCTACGGATTTGGGTTCCAAAAAGGAAGCGATGATCCAAGCGGATGTAGCGGAAACAAAAGCAAAGGAAGCTAGATTAAAGGAAAATTCGGATTTTAAGATCCTATTAGAAAAAGAGAGGGTATTGTCCGAAAATCGAAAAGATTCGGAACAGTCTTACCGGATACAATACGAACAACTTCTTCTTTCCCAAACATTATTCAAGAGGGGAAATATTCCCGCTTCTAGTTTGGCGGAAAGTTTTTCCAGAACTTCCGACGCTTTGTCTCGGAAAGAGTTTATGGATTTAGAATATTTAAGAACGAGAGCTCAGCTCATCCTTTATTCGGAGGAAAACGACGATGGGAAATAA
- a CDS encoding ferredoxin--NADP(+) reductase, which yields MKPVREPQINIFKKSNPLKAKVVSNVLLTPESGKGKRPKKEGESLIHRITLAIDHSQYPYLIGQSGGIIPPGEDPEKKAKGLADAAYTVRLYSIASPSYSFGMKEDTIEFIIKRDNVYDADGNIQFKGVCSNYVCDLKVGDEVVMTGPSGKKFLLPNTDFSGDIMFLATGTGIAPFVGMSEELLEHKLINFTGNVTLVYGAPYSDELVMMDYLRGLEKKFPNFKLVTAISREENNPFDGGRMYISHRVRMLEAEVKKVLSSGGRFYICGGPKGMEKGVIEEIQKIDGNSGTYEEYKHHLEGAHQLFVETY from the coding sequence ATGAAGCCCGTTAGAGAGCCGCAAATCAATATATTCAAAAAATCAAACCCGCTAAAAGCCAAGGTTGTCAGCAATGTCCTACTTACTCCAGAATCTGGAAAAGGTAAAAGACCTAAAAAAGAAGGCGAGTCCTTAATTCATAGAATCACTCTGGCAATCGATCATAGTCAGTACCCTTATTTGATCGGACAGTCCGGCGGTATCATCCCACCGGGAGAGGACCCTGAGAAAAAAGCAAAAGGACTTGCGGACGCAGCTTATACTGTTCGTTTATATTCTATCGCTTCTCCTAGCTACTCTTTCGGAATGAAAGAAGATACGATCGAATTCATTATCAAAAGAGACAATGTTTACGATGCGGACGGAAACATCCAATTCAAAGGAGTTTGCTCCAACTATGTTTGCGATCTGAAAGTAGGCGACGAAGTAGTAATGACCGGACCTTCCGGAAAAAAATTCCTTCTTCCAAACACCGACTTCTCCGGAGACATCATGTTTCTCGCAACCGGAACTGGGATCGCACCGTTTGTCGGAATGAGCGAAGAACTTCTAGAACACAAACTTATCAACTTCACAGGTAATGTTACACTCGTTTACGGAGCACCTTACTCCGACGAATTAGTAATGATGGATTATCTAAGAGGATTAGAGAAAAAATTTCCTAATTTTAAATTAGTAACCGCTATCTCCAGAGAAGAAAACAATCCTTTCGACGGCGGAAGAATGTATATCTCTCATAGAGTTAGAATGTTAGAAGCTGAAGTGAAAAAAGTTCTCTCTTCCGGCGGACGTTTCTATATCTGCGGTGGTCCGAAAGGAATGGAAAAAGGGGTGATCGAAGAGATCCAAAAGATCGACGGAAACTCCGGAACTTATGAAGAATACAAACATCATCTGGAAGGCGCCCACCAATTATTCGTGGAAACCTACTGA
- a CDS encoding YgaP family membrane protein, translating into MENTNTQSWYLERVLFLIAGSVSLIGLIIANFFSPWGLLLNLLVGINMILFSVTGFCPMGFVLTRLGVPKKCGSDR; encoded by the coding sequence ATGGAGAATACAAACACTCAAAGCTGGTATTTGGAGAGGGTCTTATTCCTGATTGCGGGATCGGTCTCTTTGATAGGTTTAATTATCGCGAACTTTTTCAGCCCATGGGGACTTCTTCTGAATCTCTTAGTTGGGATCAATATGATCCTCTTTTCCGTGACAGGATTTTGTCCGATGGGTTTCGTTCTTACTCGATTGGGCGTCCCCAAAAAATGCGGATCTGACAGGTAA
- a CDS encoding metal-sensitive transcriptional regulator, translating into MELDEIRKQLTHRLHRIKGQLDALEKSLHDKDEDCEKTLILLKASSQALKKFGEAYVQEYMDRCFSEKKSSVSIQKNLKKAIKAAFSL; encoded by the coding sequence ATGGAACTAGATGAAATAAGAAAACAACTTACTCATAGACTGCATAGGATCAAAGGCCAGCTGGATGCACTTGAAAAGAGCCTACATGATAAGGATGAAGATTGCGAAAAAACCTTAATTCTACTCAAAGCTTCCAGCCAAGCGCTTAAAAAATTCGGAGAAGCCTATGTTCAGGAGTACATGGATAGATGTTTTTCGGAAAAGAAATCCTCTGTTTCTATCCAAAAAAATCTGAAAAAAGCGATCAAAGCTGCATTTTCTCTCTAA
- the lpxD gene encoding UDP-3-O-(3-hydroxymyristoyl)glucosamine N-acyltransferase: MARYSLEELASKISGAKIENCADPKKIQVESVSPVNPGVTNSISFLANKKMLNEAKKTASSIVLTTSEFAKELEVPCLVVDKPDLTLAQVLDLIYPPHKFENKVEANAFVHPKAKIGKNCYIGNFASVAEDAEIGDNVILEDGVRIGRGAKVGEGSHVGPNNVIHHGVILGKRFRSFGNCTVGGDGFRFVFANGKHNKIPQVGTVIVGDDVEMGSNSAIDRGGLENTIIGDGCKFDNLVHIGHNCVLGKNVVIAGYTGIAGSTTIGDNVTIGGGCGVADHISIPSGTIVGGGTSVRNTLSKPDIYVGWDYGLTFPEFQKLRVNIKNVVNFQKWARRIKALESKLGISSED, encoded by the coding sequence ATGGCTAGATACAGCTTGGAAGAACTGGCTTCCAAAATTTCCGGAGCAAAAATAGAAAATTGCGCGGACCCCAAAAAAATTCAGGTGGAATCAGTTTCTCCGGTTAACCCGGGAGTTACGAACAGCATTAGTTTTCTCGCAAATAAGAAGATGTTAAATGAGGCAAAGAAAACCGCCTCAAGTATCGTGCTGACTACTTCCGAGTTCGCAAAAGAATTAGAAGTGCCTTGTTTGGTTGTAGATAAACCGGATCTGACTCTTGCTCAGGTTTTGGATCTGATCTACCCTCCCCACAAGTTTGAAAACAAAGTAGAAGCGAACGCATTCGTTCATCCTAAAGCAAAGATCGGCAAAAATTGTTATATAGGAAATTTTGCATCCGTTGCGGAAGACGCCGAGATTGGAGACAACGTAATCTTAGAAGATGGAGTTCGTATCGGAAGAGGGGCAAAAGTCGGAGAAGGATCCCATGTAGGACCGAATAACGTGATACACCACGGAGTTATCCTAGGAAAAAGATTTAGATCTTTCGGAAATTGTACCGTAGGCGGTGACGGATTCAGATTCGTGTTTGCAAACGGTAAACATAATAAGATTCCCCAGGTCGGAACGGTGATCGTAGGAGACGATGTGGAGATGGGTTCCAATAGCGCGATCGATAGAGGCGGTTTGGAAAATACTATCATCGGTGACGGATGTAAATTCGATAATTTGGTACATATCGGGCATAATTGTGTATTAGGAAAAAATGTAGTAATTGCAGGTTATACAGGTATAGCAGGTTCCACTACAATAGGAGATAACGTTACTATCGGTGGAGGTTGTGGGGTTGCAGATCATATCAGCATTCCTAGCGGAACCATCGTGGGCGGAGGAACTTCCGTTAGAAACACTCTTTCTAAGCCAGATATTTATGTAGGCTGGGACTATGGATTGACTTTCCCTGAATTCCAAAAGCTCAGAGTGAATATCAAAAACGTGGTTAACTTCCAAAAATGGGCCAGAAGAATAAAGGCTTTAGAATCCAAATTGGGAATCAGCTCCGAGGATTAA
- a CDS encoding multidrug effflux MFS transporter gives MSKSNGTLILILGALTAIAPFSIDMYLPGMNEIAKDLGTPISDVQLTLTSFFFGISFGQLFYGPIIDRFGRKIPLLFGLVLYITSSLACGFSNSVNALIFFRFLQSLGACAGMVIPRAVVRDVFSPHEGAKVFSQIILVMGIAPILAPTVGGLLLQFASWNWIFFTLTGISTLMLFGSLLVFQDSKGADSSISLKIAPVIKEYIEVFSNPIFKTYVLSSGFSAAVMFAYIAGSPFVFMVLNGLSQTEYSYLFGFNAFGLILSSQINRVLLKRFEAATIVKYVAYSYLILCSLLVIFEIVGLGFIPMLVLIFFLVSAFGLIVPNASALAMAPFSKNAGSASALMGALQMVFGAVSTAAVSLLHDGSSYPMIAIMSMSGVMSLACLFSFGKSHKKIKES, from the coding sequence GTGAGCAAATCAAACGGCACCTTAATCCTAATACTTGGGGCATTGACAGCAATTGCACCTTTCTCGATCGATATGTACCTTCCGGGTATGAATGAGATCGCCAAAGATCTTGGGACTCCGATCTCAGATGTGCAATTAACGTTAACTAGTTTCTTTTTCGGAATTTCTTTCGGACAATTATTTTATGGGCCTATCATAGATCGTTTCGGCCGAAAGATTCCTTTGCTCTTCGGCCTTGTCTTATATATCACAAGTTCCTTAGCTTGCGGATTTTCAAATTCGGTCAATGCACTAATATTCTTTCGCTTTCTACAATCTTTAGGCGCTTGTGCGGGGATGGTAATTCCAAGAGCGGTCGTAAGAGACGTATTCTCTCCCCACGAAGGAGCTAAAGTTTTTTCTCAGATCATCTTAGTCATGGGAATTGCTCCTATACTAGCTCCTACTGTAGGAGGACTTCTTCTTCAATTTGCAAGTTGGAACTGGATCTTTTTTACTCTCACAGGTATTTCCACTTTGATGCTTTTCGGGTCTCTACTCGTATTCCAAGACAGCAAAGGTGCAGATTCTTCTATCTCTCTTAAGATTGCCCCGGTGATCAAAGAATATATAGAAGTCTTTTCCAATCCTATCTTCAAAACATACGTGCTTAGTTCCGGATTTTCTGCAGCAGTCATGTTTGCTTACATTGCAGGATCTCCATTTGTGTTCATGGTTCTGAACGGGCTTTCGCAGACAGAATATAGTTATCTTTTCGGATTTAACGCTTTCGGTCTGATCCTTTCCAGTCAGATCAATCGTGTTCTTCTCAAAAGATTCGAAGCTGCTACCATTGTGAAATATGTTGCTTACTCCTATCTGATACTTTGTTCCCTGTTAGTGATCTTTGAAATTGTCGGTTTAGGCTTTATTCCTATGCTTGTTCTCATCTTCTTTTTGGTAAGTGCATTCGGTCTAATCGTCCCAAACGCTTCCGCACTTGCAATGGCTCCCTTTTCTAAGAATGCAGGTAGCGCATCCGCTTTAATGGGCGCATTACAAATGGTATTCGGCGCGGTTTCCACTGCGGCAGTTAGCCTTCTTCATGACGGAAGTTCTTATCCGATGATAGCGATAATGTCTATGTCAGGTGTTATGTCTTTGGCTTGTTTATTTTCCTTTGGAAAAAGCCATAAGAAAATTAAAGAATCTTAA
- a CDS encoding efflux RND transporter permease subunit — protein MGNNKQEQPEGFAGILAGKFIRSKLTPIFAVVSIFAGILSVYLTPKEEEPQISVPMVDISFSSPQYSAKEMERKITEPVERSVWGLEGVEYVYSATRDHQSMITVRFKVGEPLEPSLVKIHHKILEIRNQLPPNTSDPSVNSYTIDDVPFLALTFSSNVTDDYSLRSLISPLARELSSTPDLSKVELLGGRKKSVRIIANPQKMKEFGVDFIQLAESLQANSSDFPAGKNWGTKSVYDIEIGSSIRNSDDLRKIPIKQSWGRVVKLGDIAQVYEGPQERTKQSYFFQKENPEVGENAVTIVFSKRKGTNVEELSKIIRERADEFRKDLPSGIKLSVIRDYGKTAGVKSNELIEHLLIATISVSVLIALWMGIRASFVVFVAIPVTLALTLAIYYFLDYSLNRVTLFALIFSIGILVDDAIVVVENIERHLAFPGNKGKIRSILDAVSEVGNPTILATFTVIAAILPMAFVRGLMGPYMKPIPVGASLAMLLSLFVAFSVIPWISLKILKEHTATNGGQKISRLDAIYLKIAGWLLESRSNLIKMVSLILALFAVSISLVAFKAVKVKMLPFDDKDEFQITLDFDPRTPLSKTVELSKELAKSILKEENVEKVQIFAGEPAPFSFSGMVKHTFLRREEWKSDLHIVLKDKDSRKKKSHEIIESIRPVLEKYNKENSVLSKILEIPPGPPVLSTLVVEIYGPTEKERIRVAQEIHSIAAAQEGVVDLDSSLSEIRPKIRYPFKFDKGGLVGIPSYAMAKNAELFFAETPVFILSESEHPEDISVDLSVPNEFRASSSPFSSWDLSSQFSGSVSPKNLVGEGERISSKVLHRKNLKPLEYVTAEFSGKEEAPVYGILSLTPKIKYPIYTSEVPWNTKHPVIKWDGEWFITYEVFRDLGGAFAVVMILIYVLVLGWFQDYKLPIIIMAPIPISLIGIIPGHLVSGAYFTATSMIGFIAGAGIIVRNSIILVDFIQAEIEAGKDLKRAVLDAGVVRFRPMFLTAAAVIVGSSVMLFDPIFQGLAVSLIFGEIAATVLSRFVVPAFYFWFSGRKA, from the coding sequence ATGGGAAATAATAAACAAGAACAACCGGAAGGTTTTGCGGGAATACTCGCAGGAAAATTTATCCGCTCTAAGCTAACTCCGATCTTCGCGGTAGTAAGCATTTTTGCAGGAATACTTTCCGTATATTTAACTCCAAAGGAGGAAGAACCTCAGATTTCCGTTCCTATGGTGGATATTTCCTTTTCTTCTCCTCAATATTCAGCAAAGGAAATGGAAAGAAAAATTACAGAGCCGGTGGAGCGATCCGTATGGGGATTGGAAGGAGTAGAATATGTTTATTCTGCAACTAGAGACCACCAGTCCATGATCACAGTCCGCTTTAAGGTGGGAGAACCGTTAGAACCTTCGCTAGTTAAGATACATCATAAGATCCTAGAGATCAGAAACCAACTTCCTCCGAATACTTCCGATCCATCAGTAAATTCTTATACGATTGATGATGTTCCTTTCTTAGCTCTCACATTTAGTTCTAATGTTACGGATGATTATTCTCTTCGCAGTTTGATTTCTCCTTTGGCAAGAGAACTTTCTTCTACTCCTGATCTTTCTAAAGTGGAATTATTGGGAGGAAGAAAAAAATCCGTCCGCATAATCGCAAATCCGCAAAAGATGAAAGAGTTCGGTGTGGATTTTATCCAATTGGCGGAAAGTTTACAGGCTAATTCTTCCGATTTCCCGGCAGGTAAAAACTGGGGAACTAAAAGTGTATATGATATTGAGATAGGTTCTTCTATCAGAAACTCGGACGACCTAAGAAAGATCCCTATCAAACAAAGTTGGGGAAGAGTTGTTAAGCTGGGAGATATAGCGCAAGTATACGAAGGGCCTCAGGAAAGGACCAAACAATCCTATTTTTTTCAAAAGGAAAATCCTGAAGTCGGAGAGAATGCTGTCACTATCGTATTTTCCAAAAGAAAAGGAACTAACGTAGAGGAATTGTCGAAAATTATCCGAGAACGTGCCGACGAATTTCGAAAAGACCTTCCGAGCGGAATAAAACTGAGTGTGATTCGGGACTACGGTAAAACGGCAGGAGTAAAGTCGAATGAACTGATTGAACACCTTCTGATCGCGACTATTTCGGTTTCCGTTTTGATTGCTTTATGGATGGGAATCCGAGCTTCTTTTGTGGTTTTCGTAGCGATCCCGGTCACATTAGCTCTTACATTAGCAATTTATTATTTTCTGGATTATTCTTTAAATCGTGTAACCTTGTTCGCGCTTATTTTTTCGATAGGGATACTTGTAGACGATGCCATAGTTGTGGTTGAGAATATAGAAAGGCATCTTGCTTTCCCTGGGAATAAAGGGAAGATCAGATCCATTTTGGATGCAGTTTCGGAAGTAGGAAATCCTACTATCCTGGCTACCTTCACGGTAATTGCCGCAATATTGCCAATGGCATTCGTGCGAGGTTTAATGGGACCATACATGAAGCCGATACCTGTCGGAGCTAGCCTTGCGATGCTTCTTTCCCTTTTTGTGGCGTTCTCAGTCATTCCTTGGATCAGTTTAAAAATATTAAAAGAACATACTGCTACTAATGGCGGACAGAAAATTTCACGGTTAGATGCAATCTATCTCAAAATTGCAGGCTGGTTATTGGAATCTAGATCGAATCTGATAAAGATGGTCTCTTTGATACTAGCGTTGTTTGCTGTTTCAATTTCCTTGGTAGCGTTCAAGGCGGTGAAGGTGAAGATGTTACCTTTCGACGATAAGGACGAATTCCAAATCACATTGGATTTTGATCCAAGAACTCCTCTATCCAAAACTGTAGAATTAAGTAAAGAACTTGCAAAATCAATTTTGAAGGAAGAGAATGTGGAGAAGGTCCAGATTTTTGCGGGAGAGCCCGCACCCTTCTCCTTTTCCGGAATGGTAAAACATACATTCTTACGAAGAGAAGAGTGGAAATCGGATCTTCATATCGTTTTAAAAGATAAAGACTCCAGAAAGAAAAAGAGTCATGAGATCATAGAATCCATTCGTCCAGTTTTAGAAAAATATAATAAAGAGAATTCTGTACTTAGCAAGATATTGGAAATTCCGCCGGGCCCGCCGGTACTTTCGACCCTAGTAGTGGAAATATACGGGCCGACTGAAAAAGAAAGAATTCGAGTTGCTCAAGAGATCCATTCGATAGCAGCAGCTCAAGAAGGGGTAGTAGATCTAGATTCTAGTCTTTCTGAGATCAGACCTAAAATCAGATATCCTTTCAAATTCGATAAAGGAGGACTTGTAGGAATTCCATCTTATGCGATGGCAAAAAACGCTGAATTGTTCTTTGCAGAAACTCCTGTATTCATTCTATCCGAGTCAGAACATCCGGAAGACATTTCCGTGGATCTGTCAGTTCCGAACGAATTTAGAGCTTCGTCTTCTCCGTTTTCAAGTTGGGACCTTTCTTCTCAATTTTCAGGATCTGTTTCTCCAAAAAATTTAGTGGGAGAAGGAGAAAGAATTTCTTCGAAAGTGCTTCATCGCAAAAATCTAAAACCTTTGGAATACGTTACAGCGGAGTTTTCAGGAAAAGAAGAAGCCCCCGTCTATGGAATTCTCTCTTTGACCCCTAAAATTAAATATCCGATTTATACTTCCGAGGTGCCTTGGAACACAAAACATCCGGTAATAAAATGGGATGGAGAATGGTTCATAACGTATGAAGTCTTTCGCGACTTGGGTGGAGCTTTTGCCGTTGTGATGATATTGATCTATGTTTTGGTTCTAGGCTGGTTCCAAGATTATAAACTCCCTATCATCATTATGGCTCCGATCCCGATCTCTCTTATCGGAATTATCCCAGGACATTTGGTTTCCGGAGCTTACTTTACCGCGACATCTATGATCGGATTTATTGCTGGAGCCGGAATCATAGTTCGAAACTCAATCATCTTGGTCGATTTTATTCAAGCTGAGATTGAAGCGGGCAAAGATCTGAAAAGAGCAGTCTTGGATGCGGGAGTAGTTCGCTTTCGTCCGATGTTTTTGACCGCAGCGGCAGTGATTGTCGGATCTTCCGTTATGTTATTCGATCCAATTTTCCAAGGCTTGGCAGTGTCTTTGATTTTTGGAGAGATCGCGGCGACCGTGTTGAGCAGGTTCGTCGTTCCCGCTTTCTATTTCTGGTTTTCGGGGAGAAAAGCGTAA
- a CDS encoding long-chain fatty acid--CoA ligase, which translates to MRSTMMDYPLVLPSILKRAKEVHPHKEIVTKWHDNSIQRLTYGEFYKRTIRLMSALRKAGVKPGDAIATFCLNHSVHLELYFAIPSIRAVLHTINIRLFPEQLIYIINEAKDKFIFVDKSLAPAIEKNISQIQGVSKFIIIDDKEDVPFPKLPNSISYEDFLKTGDEVENFDPIDEFEAAGICYTSGTTGNPKGVVYSHRSTFLHSMSICMGDALCIKESETVLPVVPMFHVNSWGIPFASVMTGCKLVFPGKHLLGAALAELLESEEVTITAGVPTVWNVLYQHLKKTKYNLKLHTMVVGGSAAPRGLIEGFEKDFGISILHAWGMTETSPVGTVSHLRGFMGNWDDNKRYSYRAKQGVPVPGVEIRAIDDNGKDVPKDGKTPGELLVRGPWIAASYKSGESSESFTPDGWFRTGDVVVLDEFGYMQITDRKKDLIKTRGEWISSVDMENLVMADPDILEAAVVGRKDPVRDEAPVIFVVPLEGKEVDPKKIHDRLKDHFAHWQLPKLDDIRSVSSIPKTSVGKFDKKILRKELEE; encoded by the coding sequence ATGCGTTCTACGATGATGGATTATCCATTGGTTCTGCCTTCCATTTTAAAAAGAGCGAAAGAGGTTCACCCTCATAAAGAAATCGTAACCAAATGGCATGATAATTCCATCCAAAGACTGACTTACGGAGAATTTTACAAAAGAACGATCCGTCTGATGAGCGCCTTACGAAAAGCGGGCGTAAAGCCGGGAGACGCTATCGCCACTTTCTGTCTAAATCATTCCGTTCACTTGGAATTGTATTTTGCAATCCCAAGTATTCGAGCAGTTCTTCATACGATCAATATCAGATTATTTCCAGAACAACTCATATACATTATCAATGAAGCTAAGGATAAATTTATCTTTGTGGATAAATCTTTAGCCCCAGCGATTGAAAAGAACATAAGTCAAATACAAGGTGTGTCAAAATTTATCATAATAGATGATAAAGAAGATGTTCCTTTTCCGAAACTTCCTAATTCGATTTCGTACGAAGATTTTTTGAAAACAGGAGATGAGGTTGAAAATTTCGATCCTATAGACGAGTTCGAAGCGGCAGGAATTTGTTATACTTCCGGAACAACCGGAAATCCGAAAGGAGTAGTGTATTCTCATAGGTCCACTTTTCTACATTCGATGTCAATCTGCATGGGGGATGCATTGTGCATTAAAGAATCTGAAACTGTTCTTCCTGTGGTTCCGATGTTCCATGTAAATTCTTGGGGAATTCCTTTCGCATCCGTAATGACCGGATGTAAGTTAGTATTTCCTGGGAAACATCTTTTAGGGGCAGCGCTGGCGGAATTATTGGAATCGGAAGAAGTTACTATTACCGCAGGAGTTCCCACAGTTTGGAATGTTCTCTACCAACACTTAAAGAAGACCAAATATAATCTGAAACTTCACACAATGGTTGTAGGAGGCTCTGCTGCACCACGAGGCCTGATCGAAGGTTTTGAAAAAGATTTTGGGATCTCTATTCTTCATGCCTGGGGAATGACCGAAACTTCTCCCGTTGGAACCGTATCTCATCTTCGAGGTTTTATGGGTAATTGGGATGATAATAAGAGATACTCCTACAGGGCCAAACAAGGAGTGCCTGTTCCTGGAGTAGAGATTAGGGCGATCGATGATAACGGTAAAGATGTTCCGAAAGATGGAAAAACTCCTGGCGAACTTTTAGTACGAGGACCTTGGATTGCAGCTTCTTATAAAAGTGGAGAATCCTCCGAATCTTTTACCCCCGATGGTTGGTTCCGTACTGGGGACGTAGTCGTTCTAGATGAATTTGGTTACATGCAGATCACTGATCGCAAAAAGGATCTGATCAAAACCCGAGGAGAGTGGATTTCCTCCGTTGATATGGAAAATCTAGTAATGGCTGATCCGGATATTTTAGAAGCAGCAGTTGTAGGAAGAAAAGATCCGGTAAGAGACGAGGCTCCAGTTATCTTTGTGGTCCCTCTAGAAGGTAAAGAAGTGGATCCGAAGAAGATCCATGATAGACTGAAAGATCACTTTGCTCATTGGCAATTACCAAAGCTAGATGATATTCGGTCGGTTTCTTCTATCCCGAAAACCAGCGTAGGTAAGTTCGATAAGAAAATTCTAAGAAAAGAATTAGAAGAATAG
- a CDS encoding transcriptional coactivator p15/PC4 family protein: MSVIRDIDKGKGEIIRVEISEFKGNKYLNLRVWYTDSEGEYKPTQKGIAIPVGLYSEVKDAIIAAESLLS; encoded by the coding sequence ATGAGTGTAATCCGAGATATCGATAAAGGCAAAGGTGAGATCATCCGAGTGGAAATCTCGGAATTTAAAGGAAATAAATATCTGAACTTAAGAGTTTGGTACACGGACAGCGAAGGTGAATACAAACCTACCCAAAAAGGGATCGCAATCCCTGTTGGATTATATTCCGAAGTAAAAGACGCAATAATAGCGGCCGAAAGCTTACTAAGCTAA